A genomic stretch from Hermetia illucens chromosome 7, iHerIll2.2.curated.20191125, whole genome shotgun sequence includes:
- the LOC119660854 gene encoding forkhead box protein C1-B has protein sequence MCSNDNVDERISRIVNSSPAELTRNSTKSNNSSISSESKTALFNSASSSSATTNLFHQLQQNHSYQRQQYNRLPGQASSSGTVHHHHHYHPTTNMSSMLGGNSIVPPGILPPLDHYRLQLYNYAVAERLRCSQYNTGGQLQICGPGYPSAAATAAAAAVSAGGNPYAPSRFALSMSFFHNRVFQPEEPKPQHSYIGLIAMAILNSPETKLVLSDIYQHILDNYPYFRTRGPGWRNSIRHNLSLNDCFIKAGRSANGKGHYWAIHPANLEDFKKGDFRRRKAQRKVRKHMGLAVDDEGTDSSSPPPLAVTPPPTGRPQPGLVLDASTQSAFCAQSWAAAAAAHVQAQAQAAVGQQSLTSSFYSQSSRKRQFDVASLLAPDEDEHVIHRSTRSPSFPFVDNPRQNRQFQQSQQAHDSQHLSHLKGSSAKRLSLGAAQYNESENEEDIDVVASDVENNNNNATNNQDDAIDRDNSPLLLPYNEDEESTTGGEELHKEDIIDTNSANQQHQQQQQRQLESQHQRQQSPVAAPMIFGDEDNALAESSSDSNPMARAAAAAAAAASWHGIIQQWPGNFQQHLNNVSPNVNTQILQRYYGQYMAAAAAQQAAAAANTSQTSSVPQLKTQNTSSKIISHSIFGGSLE, from the exons ATGTGCAGTAATGACAACGTAGATGAACGTATCTCAAGAATAGTTAATTCCTCGCCAGCTGAACTAACGAGAAATTCAACGAAATCAAACAATTCTTCCATTTCATCTGAATCGAAGACTGCGTTATTTAATTCTGCATCGTCCAGTAGTGCTACTACAAACCTTTTCCATCAGCTCCAGCAAAATCATTcctatcaacggcagcaataCAATAGATTGCCTGGACAAGCCAGTAGCAGTGGaacagttcatcatcatcaccattatCACCCGACCACAAATATGTCATCCATGCTTGGAGGAAACAGCATTGTACCGCCGGGAATTCTTCCACCATTAGACCACTATCGTCTACAGCTTTATAACTACGCAGTAGCGGAGCGCTTACGATGTTCTCAATATAACACTGGCGGACAACTACAAATATGTGGACCAGGATATCCTTCGGCAGCTGCAACAGCTGCTGCGGCGGCCGTATCAGCCGGCGGCAACCCATACGCCCCATCTCGTTTCGCCCTTTCAATGTCTTTTTTCCATAACCGTGTTTTTCAACCAGAAGAACCTAAGCCACAACATAGCTACATTGGACTAATTGCAATGGCAATTTTGAATTCACCAGAAACTAAACTGGTCCTGTCAGATATATACCAACATATCCTTGACaattatccatatttccgaacaAGAGGACCTGGATGGCGAAACTCGATCCGGCATAATCTATCGCTAAATGATtgctttattaaggcaggacgtAGCGCCAATGGCAAAGGTCATTATTGGGCTATACATCCAGCGAATTTGGAAGACTTCAAGAAGGGTGACTTTCGTAGACGAAAGGCTCAGCGAAAGGTGCGCAAACATATGGGATTGGCTGTTGATGACGAAGGAACCGACTCTTCAAGTCCTCCACCGCTTGCTGTGACACCACCACCAACAGGTCGCCCTCAGCCGGGCTTGGTTCTTGACGCCTCAACTCAATCGGCCTTCTGTGCACAATCCTGGGCGGCAGCAGCTGCGGCTCATGTACAAGCCCAAGCTCAAGCTGCAGTAGGACAACAATCATTGACGTCATCGTTTTACTCACAATCCTCACGAAAACGACAGTTTGATGTTGCATCTTTGCTTGCTCCAGATGAAGACGAACATGTAATCCATCGAAGTACACGATCACCTTCGTTCCCTTTTGTCGACAATCCCCGCCAAAATAGACAGTTCCAACAGAGCCAACAGGCACATGATTCACAGCATTTATCGCATTTGAAAGGATCATCTGCAAAGCGATTGTCACTGGGCGCTGCGCAGtacaatgaaagcgaaaatgaAGAAGATATTGATGTTGTAGCTAGTgatgttgaaaataataataacaacgcCACCAATAACCAGGATGATGCCATCGATCGTGACAATTCCCCATTATTACTCCCTTATAATGAGGATGAAGAGAGCACAACAGGAGGTGAGGAGCTACATAAGGAGGATATTATTGACACTAACTCTGCCaatcaacagcatcaacaacaacaacaacgtcaACTCGAGTCACAACACCAACGTCAACAGTCACCAGTAGCTGCACCCATGATTTTTGGTGACGAAGATAATGCATTAGCCGAGAGTAGCAGTGACAGCAATCCAATGGCAAGAGCAGCTGCAGCTGCTGCCGCCGCAGCTTCCTGGCATGGCATCATTCAACAATGGCCAGGAAACTTTCAGCAACATTTGAATAATGTCTCACCAAATGTAAATACTCAAATACTCCAGAGATACTATGGGCAGTATATGGCTGCTGCAGCGGCACAACAGGCTGCCGCTGCCGCT AACACTTCCCAAACATCCTCTGTCCCCCAACTGAAAACGCAAAATACCAGCTCTAAAATAATTTCtcactc tatttttggaGGAAGTTTAGAGTAG